CTTCAAGGAGCTGGCGGACAAGAAGCGCGAGGTGACCGACCGCGACCTGGAAGCGCTGATGGCGGAGGACCGCCGGGTCGAGGACGAGACGGGCTACCGGGTTGAAGAGGTCTCCATCGAGACGGGCCTGGGCCGCGTCCCCACCGCCACCATCACCATGACGACTCCGCAAGGCGAGACCAAGACGGAACGGACAGAGGGCAACGGCCCGGTAGACGCCGTCTGCAAGGCCGTCGTCGCGGTCATCGGCGTGCGGCCGAGGCTGGAAGACTACACGGTGCGGGCCATCACGGGCGGCCTCGACGCCGTCGGGGACGTGACGGTGCGGTTGCGGCACGAGAACCGCATCTACAGCGGGCGTGCGGCGGACACGGACATCCTGGTCGCCAGCGCGAAGGCGTACACCAACGCGATGAACCGGATGCTGGCGCTGGACGGCACGGAGCCCATGGACAAGATGCCAGGCGTGTAGACCTTGGTTCCAAAACAGACAGTTTGCAGTCCCCTGGGCATCGGTGCCCGGGGGACTGCTGCGTTTAGGACCTGCCGTACCTCTGCAATAGGGAATGCTAGTCATTCTTGCCATAAGCGTGTAAAATCTCCCCAGCCCATTTCCAGTCTAGAAAGTCTTTTGGGGGGAGAAAGGGACAGCATGATTTCGTACGAAGAGAACATGGAACTGATGCGCGTTGGCCCCGGCACGCTCATGGGCGAGCTGATGCGACGCTACTGGATGCCCATCGCGGCCACTGCTGAGCTTGAGGACAACCCCATCAAGCAGATGCGGCTCATGGGCGAGGACCTGGTGTTGTACCGCGCCAAGAACGGCAACCACGGGCTGGTGGACCTGCACTGCCCGCACCGCCGCGCAGACCTGTCGTACGGCATCCAGGACGAGAACGGCCTTCGCTGCAACTACCACGGCTGGCTCTACGACCACACCGGCGCCTGCCTCGAGCAGCCTTTCGAGGAGGTCGCCT
The sequence above is drawn from the Chloroflexota bacterium genome and encodes:
- a CDS encoding Rieske 2Fe-2S domain-containing protein — protein: MISYEENMELMRVGPGTLMGELMRRYWMPIAATAELEDNPIKQMRLMGEDLVLYRAKNGNHGLVDLHCPHRRADLSYGIQDENGLRCNYHGWLYDHTGACLEQPFEEVAYPDARFKDRIKIKAYPVVDKAGMLWAYMGPGPTPLVPDYDRFHDKGYKQVVFTEIPCHWFPCQETSIDPV